In Populus alba chromosome 1, ASM523922v2, whole genome shotgun sequence, a single window of DNA contains:
- the LOC118042582 gene encoding protein LURP-one-related 5 — protein sequence MKGGLVVDDGFIYEEEKLLTVLKTCLFFANDGFTVYDCKGELVFRVESYGPDTRDQGEIVLMDAHGRCLLTVRRKRPSLHQRWEGYIGEGTDGNRPIFSVRRSSIIGRCSVTVEVYGKPGAEYQIEGSFANRSCTIFNAEKESMAEIRRKVDASTNVLLGKDVFSLCLKPGFDGAFAMGLVLILDQITGDDAVDGHPTTDD from the exons ATGAAGGGAGGCTTGGTCGTGGATGATGGGTTTATCTACGAAGAGGAGAAGCTCCTCACAGTGCTTAAAACTTGTCTGTTTTTCGCTAATGATGGCTTCACTGTCTATGATTGCAAAGGTGAGTTAGTGTTCCGAGTTGAATCGTATGGGCCTGACACTCGTGATCAGGGCGAAATCGTTCTCATGGACGCCCATGGCCGCTGTCTTCTCACTGTCAGAAGAAAG AGGCCGAGCCTGCATCAAAGGTGGGAAGGGTACATAGGTGAAGGAACGGACGGCAACAGACCGATCTTTAGCGTGCGTAGATCATCCATAATCGGACGCTGTAGCGTGACGGTGGAAGTCTATGGGAAACCAGGTGCGGAGTACCAGATAGAAGGATCCTTCGCGAACAGATCATGCACCATATTCAATGCAGAGAAGGAATCAATGGCTGAGATCAGACGCAAAGTAGATGCCTCCACTAATGTGCTGCTTGGCAAGGACGTCTTCTCCTTGTGCCTTAAGCCTGGTTTTGACGGGGCATTTGCTATGGGGCTGGTTTTGATTCTTGATCAGATTACCGGTGATGATGCTGTTGACGGGCACCCAACCACCGATGATTAG
- the LOC118042581 gene encoding cucumber peeling cupredoxin: MAVFNIGVTFGFAMMVLFQRSVAQTVHVVGDSIGWTVPQAGGAQAYITWASGKNFMVGDTLTFNFTTNNHDVLRVQKESFDACTSSYSIGDVISTGPVNITLDSTGEHYYICTIGGHCQSGQKLAITVSSRTTGASPPSTTPPPPPSPTATPPVPSSNNTSDGCVPTPAPSPTTIPSPPGSSSSNVLASFLMTMLAAIVGLVF, encoded by the exons ATGGCGGTGTTTAATATTGGTGTAACATTTGGTTTTGCCATGATGGTTCTGTTTCAACGCTCTGTGGCACAAACAGTGCATGTGGTCGGAGACAGCATCGGTTGGACTGTTCCACAGGCCGGTGGTGCTCAGGCATACATTACCTGGGCTAGTGGCAAGAACTTCATGGTTGGTGATACCCTAA cTTTTAATTTCACCACCAACAATCACGATGTTCTCCGAGTTCAAAAAGAATCCTTTGATGCATGCACATCTTCATACTCTATTGGAGACGTAATTTCTACTGGTCCTGTTAACATTACCCTTGATTCTACTGGAGAGCACTACTATATCTGTACTATTGGCGGGCATTGTCAATCTGGACAGAAGCTAGCTATCACTGTATCATCACGCACAACAGGCGCATCACCACCCTCCACCACCCCACCTCCACCGCCAAGTCCTACAGCTACTCCTCCAGTACCGTCTTCAAATAATACCTCGGATGGTTGTGTTCCAACACCAGCACCAAGCCCCACAACTATCCCTTCTCCACCTGGTTCATCGTCTTCTAATGTCTTGGCAAGTTTCTTGATGACCATGCTAGCTGCTATCGTTGGTTTGGTGTTTTAA
- the LOC118042580 gene encoding glucan endo-1,3-beta-glucosidase 14 isoform X1, with translation MATPPEKESPRKRSRKSCGSKKDETESVTEGEDEVQMQDAEGTETENAKEEKRNDGTEETQDEKGDTEQEEDDQMKSADANMEETATEEVNKDIKSQEDAKETKNGDEGKAKEAQHALEVKEKEHGGAALKYKAAEEAGSGEVSENRNNKVEDVAGKMPQTDSEKENAPGRKGIPDNAAMNVDGGAQENTHGTVSVASEGEIKEKLGLQEGDAKRSIPMDGKDKPMDGEIMENGKGLMACLKNKNCIVIQRVYLFDPFELQKGWAIPTSFQQMECTFLDHLSTRIMGFYSFFLWLLLLFSVISSNVFTVYAFKGTYGVNYGRIADNLPSPSSVVTLLKAAKIKNTRIYDADHEVLKAFKGSGIGIIVGLGNQYLKEIAVGEDRAMNWIKENVQPFLPGTNIAGIAVGNEILGGDDHELWEVLLPAVKNVYDALRRLGLTKVVEVSSPHSEAVFTNSFPPSACVFREDVSIYMKPLLQFFSQTGSPFYINAYPFLAYKSDPEHIDINYALFKSNKGILDAKTNLHYDNMFEAQVDAAYAALEKAGFPKMEVIVSETGWASRGDDNEAGASLENARTYNRNLRKRLAKKKGTPYRPKFVAKAYIFALFNENLKPGPTSERNFGLFKPDGSISYDIGFTGLKESSGVSSFIHFKVIGAYGWLGSSCALLLTTCITLVLLISAS, from the exons ATGGCAACTCCTCCTGAAAAGGAGTCCCCAAGGAAGCGAAGCCGAAAATCATGTGGTTCAAAGAAAGATGAAACGGAATCTGTTACTGAGGGTGAGGATGAAGTTCAAATGCAAGATGCAGAGGGAACTGAAACGGAAAAtgcaaaggaagaaaaaagaaatgatggcACCGAAGAAACTCAGGATGAGAAAGGAGATAcggaacaagaagaagatgatcAGATGAAGTCAGCAGATGCCAATATGGAAGAAACTGCAACAGAGGAAGTCAACAAGGACATAAAGTCCCAAGAGGATGCCAAGGAAaccaagaatggtgatgaaggAAAAGCTAAGGAAGCCCAGCACGCACTGGAAGTTAAAGAGAAAGAACATGGAGGGGCAGCATTGAAGTACAAAGCTGCTGAAGAAGCTGGTTCCGGTGAAGTATCTGAAAATAGAAACAATAAGGTTGAAGACGTGGCCGGAAAGATGCCACAAACCGACTCAGAGAAAGAGAATGCCCCGGGTCGCAAGGGCATCCCAGATAATGCAGCGATGAATGTAGATGGTGGAGCACAGGAGAATACACATGGAACTGTCTCTGTTGCATCTGAGGGAGAGATCAAAGAGAAACTGGGTTTGCAGGAGGGCGATGCAAAGCGTAGCATTCCCATGGATGGGAAAGACAAGCCaatggatggagagatcatggAAAATGGAAAG GGTCTTATGGCATGCCTCAAGAACAAGAATTGCATTGTCATCCAAAGGGTTTATCTTTTTGACCCTTTTGAGCTACAAAAAGGTTGGGCCATACCCACTTCTTTTCAACAAATGGAGTGCACTTTCCTTGATCATCTTTCCACCAGAATTATGGGTTTCTATTCCTTCTTTCTAtggctcctcctcctcttctctgTCATTTCTTCCAATG TTTTCACAGTGTACGCCTTCAAGGGAACATACGGAGTAAACTATGGTAGGATAGCAGATAATTTACCGTCACCAAGCAGCGTGGTGACGCTTCTGAAAGCAGCCAAGATTAAAAATACCAGAATCTACGACGCTGACCATGAAGTCCTCAAGGCCTTCAAGGGCTCCGGCATTGGAATAATAGTTGGGCTTGGCAATCAGTATTTGAAAGAAATAGCTGTAGGAGAGGATCGCGCCATGAATTGGATAAAGGAAAACGTGCAGCCATTCCTTCCTGGAACAAATATTGCTGGAATAGCAGTGGGAAACGAGATCCTGGGAGGCGATGACCATGAATTATGGGAGGTTTTACTGCCTGCGGTTAAAAACGTTTATGATGCGCTGCGAAGGCTGGGTTTGACGAAGGTTGTCGAGGTTTCAAGCCCACATTCAGAGGCCGTCTTCACCAATTCCTTCCCACCATCAGCGTGCGTTTTCAGGGAAGATGTTTCTATATACATGAAACCACTGTTGCAGTTCTTCTCACAGACTGGCTCTCCTTTTTACATAAATGCCTACCCTTTTCTAGCCTACAAGAGTGATCCTGAGCATATTGACATAAACTATGctcttttcaaatcaaataaggGAATTCTTGATGCAAAGACTAATCTGCATTATGATAACATGTTTGAGGCTCAGGTTGATGCAGCTTACGCTGCATTGGAAAAGGCTGGGTTTCCCAAGATGGAAGTCATCGTTTCTGAAACAGGCTGGGCTTCTCGCGGGGACGACAACGAAGCAGGTGCCAGTTTAGAAAATGCCAGGACTTACAATCGTAATCTGCGTAAACGGCTAGCTAAAAAGAAGGGAACACCGTACAGACCAAAGTTTGTGGCAAAAGCTTATATTTTTGCACTGTTCAACGAAAATTTGAAGCCCGGGCCAACTTCTGAGAGGAACTTTGGATTGTTTAAACCTGATGGAAGCATTTCTTATGATATCGGATTCACCGGGCTCAAGGAATCCTCAGGAGTTTCATCTTTTATTCATTTCAAG GTTATTGGAGCATATGGCTGGTTGGGGTCCTCCTGTGCATTGCTTCTTACAACTTGCATCACACTTGTGCTTCTAATCTCGGCTTCTTGA
- the LOC118042580 gene encoding glucan endo-1,3-beta-glucosidase 14 isoform X2, with amino-acid sequence MACLKNKNCIVIQRVYLFDPFELQKGWAIPTSFQQMECTFLDHLSTRIMGFYSFFLWLLLLFSVISSNVFTVYAFKGTYGVNYGRIADNLPSPSSVVTLLKAAKIKNTRIYDADHEVLKAFKGSGIGIIVGLGNQYLKEIAVGEDRAMNWIKENVQPFLPGTNIAGIAVGNEILGGDDHELWEVLLPAVKNVYDALRRLGLTKVVEVSSPHSEAVFTNSFPPSACVFREDVSIYMKPLLQFFSQTGSPFYINAYPFLAYKSDPEHIDINYALFKSNKGILDAKTNLHYDNMFEAQVDAAYAALEKAGFPKMEVIVSETGWASRGDDNEAGASLENARTYNRNLRKRLAKKKGTPYRPKFVAKAYIFALFNENLKPGPTSERNFGLFKPDGSISYDIGFTGLKESSGVSSFIHFKVIGAYGWLGSSCALLLTTCITLVLLISAS; translated from the exons ATGGCATGCCTCAAGAACAAGAATTGCATTGTCATCCAAAGGGTTTATCTTTTTGACCCTTTTGAGCTACAAAAAGGTTGGGCCATACCCACTTCTTTTCAACAAATGGAGTGCACTTTCCTTGATCATCTTTCCACCAGAATTATGGGTTTCTATTCCTTCTTTCTAtggctcctcctcctcttctctgTCATTTCTTCCAATG TTTTCACAGTGTACGCCTTCAAGGGAACATACGGAGTAAACTATGGTAGGATAGCAGATAATTTACCGTCACCAAGCAGCGTGGTGACGCTTCTGAAAGCAGCCAAGATTAAAAATACCAGAATCTACGACGCTGACCATGAAGTCCTCAAGGCCTTCAAGGGCTCCGGCATTGGAATAATAGTTGGGCTTGGCAATCAGTATTTGAAAGAAATAGCTGTAGGAGAGGATCGCGCCATGAATTGGATAAAGGAAAACGTGCAGCCATTCCTTCCTGGAACAAATATTGCTGGAATAGCAGTGGGAAACGAGATCCTGGGAGGCGATGACCATGAATTATGGGAGGTTTTACTGCCTGCGGTTAAAAACGTTTATGATGCGCTGCGAAGGCTGGGTTTGACGAAGGTTGTCGAGGTTTCAAGCCCACATTCAGAGGCCGTCTTCACCAATTCCTTCCCACCATCAGCGTGCGTTTTCAGGGAAGATGTTTCTATATACATGAAACCACTGTTGCAGTTCTTCTCACAGACTGGCTCTCCTTTTTACATAAATGCCTACCCTTTTCTAGCCTACAAGAGTGATCCTGAGCATATTGACATAAACTATGctcttttcaaatcaaataaggGAATTCTTGATGCAAAGACTAATCTGCATTATGATAACATGTTTGAGGCTCAGGTTGATGCAGCTTACGCTGCATTGGAAAAGGCTGGGTTTCCCAAGATGGAAGTCATCGTTTCTGAAACAGGCTGGGCTTCTCGCGGGGACGACAACGAAGCAGGTGCCAGTTTAGAAAATGCCAGGACTTACAATCGTAATCTGCGTAAACGGCTAGCTAAAAAGAAGGGAACACCGTACAGACCAAAGTTTGTGGCAAAAGCTTATATTTTTGCACTGTTCAACGAAAATTTGAAGCCCGGGCCAACTTCTGAGAGGAACTTTGGATTGTTTAAACCTGATGGAAGCATTTCTTATGATATCGGATTCACCGGGCTCAAGGAATCCTCAGGAGTTTCATCTTTTATTCATTTCAAG GTTATTGGAGCATATGGCTGGTTGGGGTCCTCCTGTGCATTGCTTCTTACAACTTGCATCACACTTGTGCTTCTAATCTCGGCTTCTTGA